The genomic interval ATGACCGAGAGGTCGTGACTGATGAACAGCATCGACAGTCCGTACTTCTCCTGCAGGTCGTTCATCAACGACAGTATCTCGGCGCGAATCGAGACGTCGAGCGCGCTGACGGGTTCGTCGGCGACGACGAGGTCGGGGTTCAACACGAGCGCTCGGGCCAGTGCGATGCGCTGTTTCTGCCCGCCCGAGAACTCGTGGGGGTACCGGTCGTAGTCGTCGGCCGAGAGGCCGACGTCTTCGAGCAGGTTCTCGACGATGGCCCGCCGACGCTTCTTGTCGGTCATCCCGTGGACCTCGAGCAGTTCGGCGACCGACCCGCCGACGGTCATCCGCGGGTCGAGGCTCGACGAGGGGTCCTGGAAGATCATCTGTGCGTCCCGGCGGAACGCCTTCAGCTGGGCGTCGCCGAACTTCGTCACGTCGTTCGTCTCGCCGGCCTTCGCGGCGGCGGAGTTCCGACCGTTGAACAGGACCTCGCCACCGGTCGGCTCTTCGAGCCGGATGATGGACGTGGCCGCAGTCGACTTCCCACAGCCGGACTCGCCGACCAGCCCCAGCGTCTCGCCCTCCGCGATGTCGAAGCTGATGCCGTCGACGGCACGTGCCGCCCCGACCTGTCGCGAGAGGATACCCTGCTTGATGGGGTAGTGCTTCTCGAGGTTCCGCACCGACAGCAGCGGTCGCTCAGTCATCGGCGGTCCCTCCACTGGTCGCCGGGGTAGTATCGTCGCCGGTGATGGCCGACTCGTCGTAGCCCGACTGGTAGTAGACACAGGAGACGCAGTGGTCGTCGGTCAACCGTGCTTCCTCGGGCTGGCCGCCCTCGAAGCAGTCGTCGACGGCGTACTCACACCGGGGGGCGAACCGACAGCCGTCCGGTGGGTCGGTCGGGTCCGGCAGGGTCCCCCTGATGCCCGCCGCCGCCCGCCCGCCGCCGGGGAGACACTCAAGCAGGGCGCGGGTGTAAGGGTGTGACGGCTGCTCGAATATCTCGTAGACGGTCCCCCGCTCCATCACTTTGCCGGCGTACATGACGACGACGTGGTCGGCGATTTCCGCGACGACGCCCAGGTCGTGCGTGATGAACAGGATGCCCATCCCGTACTCCTCCTGGAGCCTGCCGAGGAGCTTGAGTATCTGTGACTGGACGGTCACGTCGAGTGCGGTCGTCGGTTCGTCGGCGATGAGGAGGTCCGGGTTCGTCACCAGCGCCATGGCGATCATCACGCGCTGTTTCTGGCCCCCGGAGAACTCGTGGGGGTAGTCGTCGAGGCGGGCCGCCGGGTTGGCGATGCCGACCTCGTTGAGGAGCTCGATGGCCCGCTTGCGAGCCTCGGCCTTCGAGACGTCCTCGTGCATCTGGACGGCCTCGACGATCTGCCAGCCGACCGTGTAGCAGTGGTTGAGCGCGTCCTGCGGGTTCTGGAAGACGTGGGCGATGTCGCCCCCGCGGATGCGCCGAAGCGCTTTCTCCGGGGCACGGGCGAGGTCGACGTAGCCACGCGTAATCTCGCCGTTCCGTCGTCGCTCGACGACGACGAACTGGTCGTCGTCGCCGGGTCGGTCGCGGTCGTCGACCGCTCCGGCTCCCGCCTGCGTCACGTCGAAGACGGCCTTCGGGTACGCGTCGGCGAGCTCCCGGACCGACTCCATGTCGCGGAACGCGACCTTCCCCGTCACCTCGCCCGGTGGCGAGGGGATCAGTTTCGTGACGGACTCGCTGGCGACGGTCTTGCCGGAGCCGGACTCGCCGACGATGCAGAGCGTCTCGCCCGCACGGACTTCGAAGTCGATACCGCCGACGGCGGTGAGCAGTCCGCCGTCGGTCTTGAACGTCGTTCTGAGGTCCTCTACAGAGAGGAGTGGTGTGTCGGTCATTACGATTCAGCCTCCGCCTGGGCCTCGGGGTCCAGTGCGTCGAGTGC from Halomarina salina carries:
- a CDS encoding ABC transporter ATP-binding protein, coding for MTERPLLSVRNLEKHYPIKQGILSRQVGAARAVDGISFDIAEGETLGLVGESGCGKSTAATSIIRLEEPTGGEVLFNGRNSAAAKAGETNDVTKFGDAQLKAFRRDAQMIFQDPSSSLDPRMTVGGSVAELLEVHGMTDKKRRRAIVENLLEDVGLSADDYDRYPHEFSGGQKQRIALARALVLNPDLVVADEPVSALDVSIRAEILSLMNDLQEKYGLSMLFISHDLSVIREVSDRVAVMYLGEIVEIGDTEELFSNPQHPYTEALLSAVPRPDPRRKRDDIELKGIVPSPTDPPSGCRFHTRCHRVIQPDEYDLEQSEWRSLLNFRDGVVKGGLDVEATRELLSTGPAETDADAELEAELRREYDLPERLSDRAAERTLGESIDHVVAGEMAEAREVLSSAFVTPCEQEAPSYTDHGDGHRSKCFLTQEGGESLQNRASVRND
- a CDS encoding ABC transporter ATP-binding protein, with the protein product MTDTPLLSVEDLRTTFKTDGGLLTAVGGIDFEVRAGETLCIVGESGSGKTVASESVTKLIPSPPGEVTGKVAFRDMESVRELADAYPKAVFDVTQAGAGAVDDRDRPGDDDQFVVVERRRNGEITRGYVDLARAPEKALRRIRGGDIAHVFQNPQDALNHCYTVGWQIVEAVQMHEDVSKAEARKRAIELLNEVGIANPAARLDDYPHEFSGGQKQRVMIAMALVTNPDLLIADEPTTALDVTVQSQILKLLGRLQEEYGMGILFITHDLGVVAEIADHVVVMYAGKVMERGTVYEIFEQPSHPYTRALLECLPGGGRAAAGIRGTLPDPTDPPDGCRFAPRCEYAVDDCFEGGQPEEARLTDDHCVSCVYYQSGYDESAITGDDTTPATSGGTADD